ACACCCCCTTACTTTATTTTATTCACATTAAAACTTCCAAGAATTAATTAACAGGATTAATCTTAGCCAAACAAAAAAGCCGTCATACTGACCGACTTTTCAAGTTATTATTTACTATTTCTAATAATTATATATATTTCTACTACAATCCTAATCTTGTAAGAAAATCACTTAATGTTGTACCTTCAACACGTTCTTTCGGTTCAGGTGTTGTTTTGGCTGAAGGATTTTTCTTTAAATAGTTTTTCTGAATGTAGGCTATATCTTTGTCATCGACAGTTTTGTAGAAGTTGATGTCGGCACTGCGTTCGTTTTTGCCCCAGTGCTGTTCTACGTATAATGCGTCGAGTACATCAATCACATTGTCTTTATTGGCGTCTCCTGGTGTGGCAGCTCCCACATACATCCCCGAAAACCAATACGCTACAGTCTTACTATCATCGTCCACGTATCCAACAAAGAACGGCTTGTACAACGTGAAATGGCCTGGAAGATCGACTGATAATTCTAGTTCTTCTAAGGCAATCGGTAATTTTTCCCCAGTTATCTGTCCATATTTGTTGATGGTTACAGGATAAATGAGAGTATAGTAGTTTGATTTTTCGTAATTTATTAGATATAAAAGATTAGAAATAAAAAATATATTGGGGTAAAAATATAACCATTAAAAGAAATAGGATGTTTCATAATTTACAAAATAAAAAAGCTTGGTATACCAAGCTTATTTTATACTATTTAATTACCTAAATCATTCGCTCATTTAGTTTGAAAATGTAAACTATCCGCTTTATTGAGTAAAAAGTCTGCCGGCTCTTTCCCATACAAATACAACCGGTGCATCGGTCTTGTCATCGATACGTACAACAATTTGATGTCTAAATCTACTTCAGAATACGGTTCTTCTAAGCAGACAAGTAACACGGCATCAAACTCCAACCCTTTTGATAGGTAAGAAGGTAAAATTACGATATGCCCCTTCTTCATCTCTACTTTTTCCTCTAATAACTGAATCGGCAGATCACTGTTTTCAAAAAGCTGGTGGATTCTTTGACATTCTTTATCGGTACGTCCAATAATCGCAATGGAGTGCAGTTCTTCCTTTTTAAAAGAGGAAATATCCTCTTCCAGCTGCAACCTCACCTGCTCCAAATTCGTAGGTTCTATCCTTTTAAAATATGGCTTGTCACCATGCCGAATAACTGGTACAACTTTTGGCAGGTCTTGGTCAATCAGCATTAAGATATCATTAGCCAGATTCATGATTTCAACGGTTGTCCGGTAGCTTTTTTGTAAGGCTTGATAGTTTGCATTCGGGAAGATTTCTTCCAAAACCGGCTTCCAGCTGTTTAAGCCACGATAAGAATGAATGCCTTGTGCCAAATCTCCCACAATGGTGAACAGGTCGGTCTCAAAGCCTTCTTTTAATGCAGCAAATTGAAAATAGCTATAATCCTGCGCTTCATCTATAAAAATACTGCGCATTTTATATTTTTCATCGATACCTTCGAGCTTTGCCTGCATGAAAAATAACGGTGCTAAATCTTCTAACTCGTACGCTCCTCGATTAAAAATTCGCTGACAATATTTACTTAAAAGCTTACATTCTTGTTCTGAAAGCGTTGTGGAATGCTCTTTGATCTTTTCAGGAGAAGTCATTAGTTCCTTATACAGGGTGAAAATATCTTTCATGACAAACGCATCCATATATTTTTTTACTGCGACCTTTGCCTCCTGCTCCACCCTCTTTTTTCTTTTTTCCTTTGTTTCCATTAAGGAAACAACTTTTTGCTTTCTTTTATCTGGTTTCAGCTTTGTGTTAAATAGGGCTTTCTCTAGTGCCTCTTCATATTTCTTATTAAGATTCGATAACATCAGCGATTTCTTCTTTTTCAAATCTTCTTCTAACAGGTTCTTTATCTTTTCAATTCTTTTATAGATTGGTAAGTACGTATATTCTTTTAGAAAAAGTTTTTTTAGTTTAAGACCCTTCATCAGAACGGAATTTTCCACGACAAAATCTTCTTGTGGAGCTAGTTTATATTGCAATTCTTTTACATATAGTTCGATTACTTCCTTAAATTCGAGCGATCCTTTATAGCTAGACACCCATTGAAGCGATTTATTTTTCCCATTCTTTTCAAGCAGCTTCATCAGTTTAGAGTTAGGTGAAAATAGCTTGATTTTCTGGCCGAGGCATCTTCTCATAAAATCGATATAGGTGGTTTGATTAATCTTGTTGACCCCTAATTCCGGTAGGACGGCGGAAATATAGTCAATAAACAGTCTGTTTGGTGCGAGAATCATTAATTTTTCTGGAGGAAATTGAAACCCAAAGGAATAGAGAAAGTAGGATATTCTATGGAGTGCGATGGTTGTTTTCCCGCTTCCGGCGGCCCCTTGAACGATAATCGGGTGTTTCAGAGATGCCCGGATTACTTCATTTTGCTCATTTTGAATCGTCGCCACGATTTCTGTTAAGCGATTGTCTGCTTTTCCAGACAAAGATTTCTGTAACAGCTCATCATGAGTAGTTAAATCGATGTCTCTTATGTCTTTTAAGAGTCCCTCGACGATGTCATATTGCCTTTTTAAGGATAAGTAGCCTGATTGTTCCTCTCCGTATGCCTCATAGGATACCTCTCCCAGCCGGCCGTCATAATAGACATTGGCAATTGGAGACCTCCAATCCACGATAATGGGCAGCTGTGTCACACGGTCAAATAATGATACTTTTCCTATGTAGAGAACTTCTTCCTTGTTGGTACTATTGCTCGTAAAATCAATCCTTGAAAAATAGGGTTTGCCAATGACGCTTTCTAATCTTTTCAGTTCAGTTTCTGCTAATTCAAGAAAGCTGGCATTCGCGAGGAGATCCGTGTAGCTTGAACTACTATCACCAGAATTCAGATCGGCAAAAGATTGCCTCATATTTTCAACAAAAAATTCCTTATTCCCTTTCGAAATGTCTAAAACCGTTCGTATGTATTCCTTCGTAAACTCCAGGCGCTCTACTTCTGCTTGATAGTCTTTATGATTATGGACAGACACTTGGTCTTTAGCACTCATCTTATTCACTCCTCACCTAACAATTGGGAAGCACGAATAATTAGAATATACTAAATCTTTGTGTCTAGTCAAGTGTTTCAAAAATGCATCAAATAAAGAATGAAAATATTGTGGTGAATTATGAGGTAAATTACAAAAATCGCCTTCAAAATTCATTTTTGAAGCTAAAATGGTTCGAAAAATGACAAAAAAGCCCTCAAATGTGATTTTTCGTGATTCGTATTACTTAGCCTAACCCGTTATTGTGAATATGCCGGACATGTGGATTACCCACGTATGATGGCCTAAATCAATTTGATAAGGGTGGTTCAGGTACTATGAATTTAAAATCTGGAAACATTGAGGGATTTGAAAGTTTTTCACAGTTCGAGAATTTAAAGCAGTTTAATCATCATATGGAAATGTGGTTGCTCGATCATAAGAAAGATTTTACTAAAGGTGAGTTGGTTGGATTAAAAACTTTAGTTCGGTTCTCTGCCAAAATCCCTGGGGTTTGTAATGCTAAAATCGGTACCATGTTAAAAGCGATTAATCAAGAGTACAAGGAAAACATTCTTTCCCGTTCCACTTTTAAACGAATGATTTTGAAAGGCAAAAAAATAGGCATGTTCACTGTCTATGAAACCGAACGAAAAAACGGATCCCAGACTAGCAATCTCTATGTCTTTAATCGTTTTCCTACCAATGAACTACCTAAAACGGAAATCCTTGACTGCCCTAAAGAAACTATTAATCTTTTAAAAACTGAAAAAGATCACGAGATTTATAAACGTAAAGAAACACCGTCTGAATTGGACCACACTTTTGTGAGTGATCGTGTTCCACGGCCGTTTGTCCAATTGGTCCAATGCTTCTTTCCAGAGGCAAAACTCATTGAAGAATACTGGCATATGGCTCAGATTGTCGCCCGTGACTTTGAGCTAGATAAGAATTCAGCCATTGAACTCGCTATTCAATCCTTTAAACAACTAATGCGAAAACTAAAATTTACGAGCAGCGTGAAAAAGCCAATCGCCTACTTCTATGGAATTTTAAAAGAGAAGTCCTTTCAGTTTTATAACCAGAGGATGTACGAAATGCGTGAAGCAGGCTTCATCAAAGATCAACCGTTACGATTGTTCATTAATGGTGAAATCATAGAGTGGGATTGGTTAAATCAATCCCACAGTCATATCTAATATGTATTACTCATTATGCATAAAATTCTGGCTTTCCAAGTATTTTAGGACAGTCTGCGAAAACTCGTGATGAGATTCTTTCGTATACTTGGCCATGGTATAGATTTGTGCTAGATTTTTTAAGCCTAAACGTTCTGTCATTTCTTTTAGTCTAGGGACGTCCATGTAGCGTTTCCAGCCTTTTTCATCTCTTTCTTTGTAGATTTCTAGAATATCTTCATCTGAATAATCACGATACTGGTCATAGTGAACAAGCCCATGTCTTGGCAGTCGATCACGCGGAGCAGGGTTTTCTGCGGGGTAACCCAATGAATAGCCTACAACGGGTACGACATTTGGTGGTAAGTTTAGCAATTCTCCAATTTGATCGCAATTGGCTAGTGTTGAGCCCATATAGCAGATGCCTAGTCCTGCATTTTCTGCTGCTAAAGCACAGTTTTGAGCTGCTAACGTCGCATCAATGGCACCGATCATAAAGCTCATGAAATTATCAAATTGTACGGGTGCGTCATTCAGCTCAAGCCACTTTCTCATTCGATTAAAGTCAGCACAAAAAGTTAATAGTATAGGTGCATCCACTACCATCGATTGATCCATATGTGCAGAGTATAATTTTTTCTTCAATTCTTTGTCTTTAGTGACGATAATCGAATAGGATTGCATATTACCACTTGAAGAAGCACGAATACCTGCATCTAATATTTGGTCCAGCATTTCTTGGCTTACTTCCCTATCTTCATATTCTCGGATGGACCTGTGCCCGTGGATAACATCATTAAATTCCAATGCCCTCACTCCTTTTTTTATCTTACTTTAGCAAACCATTAACATAAAATCTACTATCAATAAAGGAGGATAATAGTGAGTTCTTAAAGAATTTAATGTAAGGATTATATTAATAGAGGTGAAATTCATGTTAACACGAGAAGAATTAGCTGCCATAAAAGAACTTCAGGCGGTTTGCGAGAAAGATGGCGGTTTTGATCTGAAACTTAATTTTGATATGCTTGAAAATAGAACTGGACAGGAAAAGGAAGACTTTTTTCATTATGAGCATAACAAGCTTGTTGGTTTCCTTGCCAGTTATGACTTTGGTAATAAAGTAGAGCTCTGCGGGATGGTTCATCCCGATTATCGCAGAAAAGGAATTTTTACTAAATTACTAGAACAGGGAATTGAAGATACTAAAAGGCGCAATATTAACAAGGTTTTATTGAATGCCCCAACCTCTTCTCAATCGGCGAAGCAGTTTTTATCGACGATTCCTTGTTCCTTTTACGTAGCAGAATACCAAATGAAATGGCATCAAACGGAGCTTACCGAGGATCCTTCTGTTAGTCTGAGGCCCTCAACCACAGCAGAGGATTTCGAAGCAGAAATACAGCTGGAGGTGTCAGCGTTTGGTTTTGATGAGGACGAAGCACGTAAATTCAATCAGCAAATTAGGGAAAACGGAAGAGAGAAAAACCTTATTATTGAAGCAGATGGAAAAACTGCTGGAAAAATTCGTGTGGATGAAGCCGACGGAGAAGCATGGATTTATGGCTTTGCTGTGTTTCCAGAATTACAGGGTAAAGGAATTGGGAGAAAGGCATTAACCAAAGTTGTTAAAGCAGAATCCCAAAAAGGGCTTTCCGTTTATCTCGAAGTCGAAGCCAAAAATGCACACGCCTTAAAGCTGTATGAATCATGCGGTTTTAGAAGCTACCACTCGCAGGATTACTATAAATATAAATTTTAATTTATACTTTGATTGTCTACTAATGTTATATTAATATTATAAATATTACAAATTCACACTGGAGATGGACATCGATGTTACATAAACTAGACTTAAAATCCGAGAACCTGCACGGGTCCTTTAGTAAAGACTATCAACCCATTTTAACAATTGATTCTGGGGATAGCTTACAAGTGACTACTCCAGATATTGAGTGGGGATATTCGAGTTACAAAGATAAAGAAAGAGTAGTTTTTGAATCGGCTGTAAAGGAAGATGATCGTAGACATCCGATGATTGGTCCTATCGCCATTCGTGGGGCAAAGCCTGGAATGGTACTTGAAGTAAAATTAAATGATGTCGTGCCAGGCTGGTATGGACGTAATTGGGCTGGCGGATTCAAAAATTGGCAGAATGATAGTGTTGGATTGTCTGAATCAGAAAGAATTCAGGTAGATTGGGAGTTAAATGCAACCACGATGACCGGTACTGCTCAAATAGGCGGAAAACAATTTCACGTTGGCCTTGATCCTTTCATTGGATTAATGGGTGTCGCTCCTTCTGAACCTGGTGTACATGTCACCTCCCCTCCCCGCTATTGCGGTGGGAATATTGATTGTAAGGAATTGGTTAAAGGCAGCACCCTGTATTTGCCGATTGGCGTAGAAGGTGCATTATTTTCAATTGGGGATGGACATGCACTTCAAGGTGATGGAGAGGTTTCCGGTACAGCAATTGAGTGTCCGATGGACCTAGTTGATGTGACTTTAATTGTTAGAGACGATTTATCGTTGAACATGCCTCGAGCAAAGACCCCAACTGGTTGGATTACCTTTGGGTTTGATGAAGATTTAAACGTGGCCGCTGCCACTGCTTTACATGATATGGTTAAGCTCATCCAAGAATTTTATGGAATAGAAAAGGTCGAAGCGATGGCCCTTGCTAGTGTAGCTGTTGACCTCCGAATTACACAAGTAGTCAATGGTGTAAAGGGTGTACATGCTGTTCTTCCTCATGGAGCGATTCGTTAAAGAGATTATATAAAAAACACTTCGGAATGCAGAGTAACGGGGTTACTTGTGAGGTGCAAAACGTTAGTTCACATTCCTAATCAAATGGCAAATCAAATAAATTTCACATCACAATTCACAGTCTAAAGTGCATAGAGATTTCAATCTCTATGCATTTTTGTATTATCTTTATTCATGTGACGCACCTGTAAGTTGTACAAATTCATTTAACGCTAAAACGGGGTTTGATAAATAAGCGGAGAAATTCCTCTTATTTAGTGATTTTGAGTAAAAAAAGCTAAAATAGAGGGATAAATTCCGCCTATTGAATCAAAAAATGCAAATATGAGAGATTATTCTTTGCAGCTCCATTCTTAAATTAAGCGGAAAATCTCCTCTTATTTCCCCCTTGCTGAGCAATCGATTAAGGAAAAGACATCTTATTTAAATGGGGATTGTGTTTAATTCAAAAATCCAATCCAAAAGAACCTCATTTTGACGCATCACGGTGAACCGTCACAAGTAAGGGAGGTTTAATAAAATCAAAATAAAGAAACTCGCCAAATACTATGGCGAGTTTAACTCTTTATTAAACCGATACGATTGTCTTTTCGGCACGTCTTTTAAAAAAAGCATCTCAAAACGGAACCCATTAGAATTACTCACGTGCAATTTCCTATGTGTTTTACAATGTTTGCACATCTAAAGTTAACCAGTTAAATGTATTGACCAAGGTGTTTCTTGTTATTCAATGGTTTCATTAAGCTTATTTCTGATATTTATTTAACTTAGAACCTAAAGATACATTATTTCGCTCTATTTTTTTAAGTTTTAAATTGGATGCCCAACTGATTCGAGATTCATATTTTTGCGTGTGTTCCTTATTAACAAGATTCTGCAATCTCTCTTTGTTTTTTTCTAGAGGTTCTTCAAGAGTAGACAATCGACGAGTTGGAAACGGTAGTCCAGCTAGAATGGTTGTAATAGTGGGATCCGTTTCTGAGATATAGGTTCCTTCGAATAATTGTAGCGGTTCTCCAACCCTTTCGAAGATGGAAGGTACATTTATGAGTTTTGAAATATTCTCCGGTCCTTCATAAATGAGTCCTGCCCGAATAACTCCTTTTGATTCAACCGGGCAGAAGATGGAGTTCCCCCATGAGATTTGTACTTTTCCTGAGACATCAGAGGTCGTTTTCGCGTCCGTAATTGCAGCAGAAGAGATAATCGTTACACCTCTTGTTCCCAATATATTCATCAAATCGGTTTCATCGAAGTTCCCATAAAAAGAACTCTTTTTAGTGATTTTCAGGAGATGACTAATCGCTTCCATCGTTTGATGATTTGCAGAAAGATATATTTCGTGTTTACTAGATTGTGGCTTCTGTTTGCGCATCTGATCATTGTCTACCAGGAATAGGGAAGATATCCCCTCAATTTTTGAAAGTTCTTCAATACACTCTGCTGTATTGATTCTATTTCCCGCTAATACGTTTCGTTCAGGAATAATAGCAATAGCCCCTATCTTAATTCCAGGTAACTGGTCAATTAATAAGTCAATCAAAAAAGGACTCATTCCAGATCCTGTACCACCGTCCGTTGAAAAAGCAAGTAATAATAGCTTTATATTCTTAAAAGAATGGCTAATAAAATCGATCAACTCTTGATAATGTTCTTTAACAGCACTTATTCCTAATGACCTTTCTTGACCGGCACCATTATAGCCCGGAACAAAATATTTCCTTTCTACCCTGGTATTTACGGCACCATCCTGTTGATTAGTATTGATCAGTGCTGTCTGAAAACCTAAGGCTGATGCGATTTCCGCTATATTTCCACCTGCTTGACCCACGCCTAAGATTCCAATCGATTTCAACAAAAACTCCTCCTCACCAGCATAAATAATTCCACCATAAAAAATGTAAAAGGACTTATTAAAAAAATAAACCTTATATAATTTTTACTGTTGTAAACTGCTGATTATGCAAAAAAAATGACGAGAGTTTTCTCGTCACCTTTTAATATGTATACCTTATAAAAAAAGTAGTACCGTCTGGTCCTGTTTGAATATCAATCTTTGCTTGGTGCCTAGCAGCAATTGCGTAACAAACACCTAATCCAAGCCCGGTTCCCTTGTCTTTGGTGGTGAAGAATGGAGTCCCTAATTTTTCAAAAACATCCGGCTTGATTCCTTGACCTTGATCCTGAACAGCAAGGACGACATAACCGTCTTCCATGTACGTTTTGATCTTTAGGATCTTCCCTTCACTCATGGCCTCTAAGCCATTGCGGTAAAGATTGATGATTAACTGCCTTGTCTCATCCCGGTTCAACATAATTTCTGGAAGGTCATTCGTTTCAATCTCAATGTATTTATTTTGATTGAAGGCATCTACATGGATTAAGGGAGTCATATCGCTAATAATCGAATTTAAATTTAACTTCTGTAAATCAGATGACCTCGTATTACTCATAGAAAGAAATTCTGAAATGATGTTGTTCGCACGGTCTAGTTCGTCAATCATGATATGTAAATAATTCTGATACCGCCCAAACTCATCCTCTCTTTCTAAAATCTGCAGAAAACCTCGGACGGTTGTCATTGGGTTTCTTATTTCATGGCTGATGCCCGCTGCCATTTGTGCGATTAGATCGAGTCCTGATAACCGTTTCAATTCTTTTTCATATTTCTTTTTCTCAGTAATGTCTTTGATTAGGCTGCAAATTCCATCCCCGTACGGATAGACCACTATGTCAAACCATTTATCCGAGTAGGATGCATGGGTTTCAAAATGGGTGGGAATCCTGTCAGCCATTACCCGATGATATTCTTTATAAAAGACAGTATCTATGTAGCTAGGAAACTCTTCCCATATTACCTTCCCTATTACATCTTCAGGTGTTTTATTCATCGGAAGGTCCTGGTATTTATTAACATAAAGATATTTCCAATCTTTACTTAACACAATGAAACCATCTGTAATACTTTCTATGACATTGTGATTTTGCTCATTTGCCACTTCTAGTTCCTTTGTCCTCTTCTCATACATGCTTTCCAATTTATCCATGTACAGTAAGCTGTATAAAGTAGATGCTGTTGCATCCACGATCGATTGTGCCAGCTGATGTTGCGATTCCGAGTAGACAAGAGGATCCTCTCCGGTATGAACCACTCCTAATATTCCTAAGACCTCCCCCATAGAAACAAGCGGAATTAAGAACAGGCCTTTTATTCCATACCTTTTACAAATTTCCTGATTTAACCTATCATCAACTGACGCATCTGGAATCAGTAAAGCTTTTTTGGTTTTCATAACCGCTTGAAGTACACTTTCATTACAAGGGCCCATTTTTTGAAAGGTTTCTTTCCACTCTGACGCTATTCCACTTCCAACCTTCACCTGGAGAATGTTTTTACCAGCTGTAGGGTCCAGCAGATGGACTCCCATATGATTGTTACTTAAAACCCTTCCTAAATAGTTGAAACATATATCAAGGCTGCTTTGCAATGTTGAACACATGGATAATTCGCGTGTGACATCAAGTAGCAGCTGCTTTTCTGAGATTAATTTTTCCTTTTCGGCTAAATTAAGCGCATTTCGTATGGCAACGGCCGCCATATTTACATAAGCCTCTACCGTTTGAATCTCTAATTCTGTTAAGTTCATTGGCTGCCCATAATCAAAAAGAAAGACAAGACCAAATAACTCCTGTTCAAACGAGATTGGAAGGGCTAACAACGATTTAATTTGGAATGCAGCCACGGCTGTAGGATCGGGGCGGTGATCCTTTGAGGTATCAGGAATATAGATTTTTTTTTGTGATTCAATGACTTCCCTTGCAAGTAAATCGATTTCTGTATCGATCACATGCATATCCAGTGTCCAGACATTAAGGTGTTTTGGTTTTCCAACATATCCCCGGAATGTTCCATCCTCTTGTGGTAAATAAATTCCAACCGCATCACATTGTACGATTTCCTCCGATATGGCCGTTGTTACCTGCTCCAACAGATCCCGTAGTTCAAGCTTCGTATTAATTAATTTGGTTATGTTTGCAAGACGAGAATATCTTGTTTGCTCCATTGACATTTCCTTGTACTCCATTTCATTGGCATGCAGTGCTCAATTTATAAAAGACTCCATTCATTCCGCACAAATTCGACAAAATCTCTTAATATCTTTATTTTACAATATGTACATGGGTTTGGTATACATAAATCCAAATTAATTTCCATTTTTATGTAAAAATAACTTCAAAAAAAAGACTCCTTAATAACAGCATAATAATACGTGTTAATAGGAGCCCTTTTTAAATAAAAAGCCTTTACTTGCTTAACAGCTTATTAAAATCCTCTATAAACGCCTCGACCTGTTCTTCCTGAGTAGCCCATGAAGTGACAAGACGAATCGTTGAATGTCCTTCGTCTACTTTTTCCCACACATGAAAGGCATACTTCTTATCCAATTCAGCAATCAGAGAATTAGGTAGAATGGGGAAGATTTGATTCGATGGAGAATCGATTAAAAACGGAATATTAGCCTTGCCAATTTCCTCTCTTAATCTACCTGCCAACTTATTAGCATGCATAGCTAAATCAAAGAACAGATTA
The window above is part of the Bacillus sp. SORGH_AS_0510 genome. Proteins encoded here:
- a CDS encoding nitroreductase family protein; protein product: MEFNDVIHGHRSIREYEDREVSQEMLDQILDAGIRASSSGNMQSYSIIVTKDKELKKKLYSAHMDQSMVVDAPILLTFCADFNRMRKWLELNDAPVQFDNFMSFMIGAIDATLAAQNCALAAENAGLGICYMGSTLANCDQIGELLNLPPNVVPVVGYSLGYPAENPAPRDRLPRHGLVHYDQYRDYSDEDILEIYKERDEKGWKRYMDVPRLKEMTERLGLKNLAQIYTMAKYTKESHHEFSQTVLKYLESQNFMHNE
- a CDS encoding GAF domain-containing protein, with the protein product MSMEQTRYSRLANITKLINTKLELRDLLEQVTTAISEEIVQCDAVGIYLPQEDGTFRGYVGKPKHLNVWTLDMHVIDTEIDLLAREVIESQKKIYIPDTSKDHRPDPTAVAAFQIKSLLALPISFEQELFGLVFLFDYGQPMNLTELEIQTVEAYVNMAAVAIRNALNLAEKEKLISEKQLLLDVTRELSMCSTLQSSLDICFNYLGRVLSNNHMGVHLLDPTAGKNILQVKVGSGIASEWKETFQKMGPCNESVLQAVMKTKKALLIPDASVDDRLNQEICKRYGIKGLFLIPLVSMGEVLGILGVVHTGEDPLVYSESQHQLAQSIVDATASTLYSLLYMDKLESMYEKRTKELEVANEQNHNVIESITDGFIVLSKDWKYLYVNKYQDLPMNKTPEDVIGKVIWEEFPSYIDTVFYKEYHRVMADRIPTHFETHASYSDKWFDIVVYPYGDGICSLIKDITEKKKYEKELKRLSGLDLIAQMAAGISHEIRNPMTTVRGFLQILEREDEFGRYQNYLHIMIDELDRANNIISEFLSMSNTRSSDLQKLNLNSIISDMTPLIHVDAFNQNKYIEIETNDLPEIMLNRDETRQLIINLYRNGLEAMSEGKILKIKTYMEDGYVVLAVQDQGQGIKPDVFEKLGTPFFTTKDKGTGLGLGVCYAIAARHQAKIDIQTGPDGTTFFIRYTY
- a CDS encoding cell division protein FtsZ; translated protein: MKSIGILGVGQAGGNIAEIASALGFQTALINTNQQDGAVNTRVERKYFVPGYNGAGQERSLGISAVKEHYQELIDFISHSFKNIKLLLLAFSTDGGTGSGMSPFLIDLLIDQLPGIKIGAIAIIPERNVLAGNRINTAECIEELSKIEGISSLFLVDNDQMRKQKPQSSKHEIYLSANHQTMEAISHLLKITKKSSFYGNFDETDLMNILGTRGVTIISSAAITDAKTTSDVSGKVQISWGNSIFCPVESKGVIRAGLIYEGPENISKLINVPSIFERVGEPLQLFEGTYISETDPTITTILAGLPFPTRRLSTLEEPLEKNKERLQNLVNKEHTQKYESRISWASNLKLKKIERNNVSLGSKLNKYQK
- a CDS encoding dockerin type I domain-containing protein: MYKPFFVGYVDDDSKTVAYWFSGMYVGAATPGDANKDNVIDVLDALYVEQHWGKNERSADINFYKTVDDKDIAYIQKNYLKKNPSAKTTPEPKERVEGTTLSDFLTRLGL
- the helD gene encoding RNA polymerase recycling motor HelD, encoding MSAKDQVSVHNHKDYQAEVERLEFTKEYIRTVLDISKGNKEFFVENMRQSFADLNSGDSSSSYTDLLANASFLELAETELKRLESVIGKPYFSRIDFTSNSTNKEEVLYIGKVSLFDRVTQLPIIVDWRSPIANVYYDGRLGEVSYEAYGEEQSGYLSLKRQYDIVEGLLKDIRDIDLTTHDELLQKSLSGKADNRLTEIVATIQNEQNEVIRASLKHPIIVQGAAGSGKTTIALHRISYFLYSFGFQFPPEKLMILAPNRLFIDYISAVLPELGVNKINQTTYIDFMRRCLGQKIKLFSPNSKLMKLLEKNGKNKSLQWVSSYKGSLEFKEVIELYVKELQYKLAPQEDFVVENSVLMKGLKLKKLFLKEYTYLPIYKRIEKIKNLLEEDLKKKKSLMLSNLNKKYEEALEKALFNTKLKPDKRKQKVVSLMETKEKRKKRVEQEAKVAVKKYMDAFVMKDIFTLYKELMTSPEKIKEHSTTLSEQECKLLSKYCQRIFNRGAYELEDLAPLFFMQAKLEGIDEKYKMRSIFIDEAQDYSYFQFAALKEGFETDLFTIVGDLAQGIHSYRGLNSWKPVLEEIFPNANYQALQKSYRTTVEIMNLANDILMLIDQDLPKVVPVIRHGDKPYFKRIEPTNLEQVRLQLEEDISSFKKEELHSIAIIGRTDKECQRIHQLFENSDLPIQLLEEKVEMKKGHIVILPSYLSKGLEFDAVLLVCLEEPYSEVDLDIKLLYVSMTRPMHRLYLYGKEPADFLLNKADSLHFQTK
- a CDS encoding GNAT family N-acetyltransferase encodes the protein MLTREELAAIKELQAVCEKDGGFDLKLNFDMLENRTGQEKEDFFHYEHNKLVGFLASYDFGNKVELCGMVHPDYRRKGIFTKLLEQGIEDTKRRNINKVLLNAPTSSQSAKQFLSTIPCSFYVAEYQMKWHQTELTEDPSVSLRPSTTAEDFEAEIQLEVSAFGFDEDEARKFNQQIRENGREKNLIIEADGKTAGKIRVDEADGEAWIYGFAVFPELQGKGIGRKALTKVVKAESQKGLSVYLEVEAKNAHALKLYESCGFRSYHSQDYYKYKF
- a CDS encoding acetamidase/formamidase family protein → MLHKLDLKSENLHGSFSKDYQPILTIDSGDSLQVTTPDIEWGYSSYKDKERVVFESAVKEDDRRHPMIGPIAIRGAKPGMVLEVKLNDVVPGWYGRNWAGGFKNWQNDSVGLSESERIQVDWELNATTMTGTAQIGGKQFHVGLDPFIGLMGVAPSEPGVHVTSPPRYCGGNIDCKELVKGSTLYLPIGVEGALFSIGDGHALQGDGEVSGTAIECPMDLVDVTLIVRDDLSLNMPRAKTPTGWITFGFDEDLNVAAATALHDMVKLIQEFYGIEKVEAMALASVAVDLRITQVVNGVKGVHAVLPHGAIR